Proteins from one Acanthopagrus latus isolate v.2019 chromosome 18, fAcaLat1.1, whole genome shotgun sequence genomic window:
- the tdo2a gene encoding tryptophan 2,3-dioxygenase A, whose translation MSGCPYFEKRHLLFKNKPPTTEEEDDASQRGVNKASKGGIIYGDYLQLDKIVSAQVLQSELKGNKIHDEHLFIVTHQAYELWFKQILFELDSVREIFISGHVRDERNMLKVNNRIHRIVMIFRLLVDQFAVLETMTALDFFDFREYLAPASGFQSLQFRVLENKIGVPDNQRVPYNRRHYRDNFKGRDSEMLLATEQEPTLLKLVEEWLERTPGLEADGFNFWERLEINIFDGLNQEMEKIEKMPDSEEKEEMMAEVVKQKELFTSLFDEKRHDHLVSKGERRLSYKALQGALMIYFYREEPRFQVPFQLLTSLMDIDTLMTKWRYNHVCMVHRMIGSKAGTGGSSGYHYLRSTVSDRYKVFVDLFNLATFLVPRHWVPKLNPNVHTFLYMAECCDSSYCSSEDSD comes from the exons ATGAGTGGATGTCCGTACTTTGAGAAGAGGCATTT GTTATTCAAAAACAAGCCTCCCAcgacagaagaggaggacgatgCCTCTCAGAGAGGGGTTAACAAGGCCAGTAAAGGAGGAATCATCTATGGAGACTACCTGCAG CTGGACAAAATAGTGTCAGCCCAGGTGCTGCAGAGTGAACTGAAGGGTAATAAGATCCATGATGAGCACCTCTTCATTGTCACCCATCAAG CCTATGAACTGTGGTTCAAACAGATTCTGTTTGAGCTCGACTCCGTGCGAGAGATCTTTATCAGTGGACAT GTCAGAGACGAACGCAACATGCTCAAAGTCAACAACCGCATCCACAGGATTGTGATGATCTTCAGACTGCTGGTCGACCAGTTTGCGGTTCTGGAAACAATGACTGCTCTGGACTTTTTTGACTTCAG ggaaTACCTGGCTCCAGCCTCTGGATTCCAAAGCCTTCAGTTTCGGGTCCTGGAGAACAAAATCGGGGTCCCGGACAACCAGAGGGTTCCCTACAACAGACGCCACTACAGGGACAACTTCAAGGGTCGTGACAGTGAGATGCTGCTCGCCACTGAACAGGAGCCGACGCTCTTAAAACTAGTCGAG GAATGGCTGGAGAGAACTCCTGGCTTGGAGGCGGATGGATTCAATTTCTGGGAAAGGCTGGAAATCAATATATTTGATGGGTTGAAtcaggagatggagaaaatcGAG aAAATGCCAGATtctgaggagaaggaggaaatgATGGCTGAGGTGGTCAAACAGAAGGAGCTGTTCACTTCTCTGTTTGATGAAAAGCGTCATGACCATCTCGTGAGCAAAG GTGAGAGGCGGCTCTCCTACAAGGCTCTGCAGGGTGCCTTGATGATCTACTTCTACAG GGAAGAACCCAGGTTCCAGGTTCCTTTCCAGCTGCTCACATCCCTCATGGATATCGACACCCTCATGACAAAATGGAGAT ACAATCACGTATGCATGGTGCATCGTATGATTGGCAGCAAAGCTGGCACAGGGGGCTCATCTGGCTACCACTACCTGAGATCCACTGTCAG tGACCGCTACAAAGTGTTTGTGGATTTGTTCAACCTGGCAACGTTCCTGGTGCCTCGCCACTGGGTGCCCAAGCTGAATCCCAACGTTCACACGTTCCTCTACATGGCCGAGTGCTGCGACAGCTCCTACTGCAGCAGCGAAGACTCAGACTAG